A genome region from Syntrophorhabdus sp. includes the following:
- a CDS encoding ABC transporter ATP-binding protein produces the protein MLDVNAIDTYYGLSHILFGVTLRVRAGEVVGLLGRNGAGKSTTMKSIMGIVPPRKGTITFKGTGIAGRKPFMLFRQGIGYVPDDRRVFADLCVDDNLEIVHRRGNEWDKERVYGLFPALREIRSRRAGHLSGGEQQMLTIARALMGSPELLLLDEPTEGLAPLIVRDLEEQILRLKEAGISILLSEQNVRSALKMITRAYVIDNGRIRFEGTVQELEANEEVKRKYLMI, from the coding sequence GGCGTGACCTTACGCGTCAGGGCCGGCGAGGTGGTGGGCCTTCTGGGGCGCAACGGCGCGGGAAAGTCGACCACCATGAAGAGCATCATGGGCATCGTGCCGCCGCGGAAGGGAACGATCACCTTCAAGGGGACCGGGATCGCCGGGCGCAAGCCCTTCATGCTTTTCCGCCAGGGTATCGGCTATGTCCCCGACGACCGCAGGGTCTTTGCCGATCTCTGCGTCGATGACAACCTGGAAATAGTCCATCGTCGGGGCAACGAATGGGACAAGGAAAGGGTGTACGGTCTTTTCCCCGCCCTGAGGGAAATACGGTCGCGCCGTGCCGGGCACTTAAGCGGCGGCGAACAGCAGATGCTCACCATAGCGAGGGCGCTCATGGGGAGCCCCGAGCTTTTGCTCCTCGACGAGCCCACGGAGGGCCTCGCCCCGCTCATCGTCCGGGACCTGGAAGAGCAGATCCTGAGGCTCAAAGAGGCCGGCATCAGCATCCTCCTGTCGGAGCAGAACGTCCGCTCGGCCTTGAAGATGATCACCAGGGCCTACGTCATCGATAACGGCAGGATCCGCTTCGAAGGCACGGTTCAGGAACTGGAAGCGAATGAAGAGGTGAAACGGAAGTATCTTATGATCTAG